In the Streptomyces formicae genome, one interval contains:
- a CDS encoding cytidine deaminase, translating to MTESAALDPEDRKIVTLARSARARNGVPEGAAVRDETGRTYVAGTVALDSLRLSALRTAVAMAVASGAESLEAAAVVSGETALRDEDLAAVRDLGGAGTPVFLAGADGEVRVRGEAG from the coding sequence ATGACTGAGAGCGCCGCGCTGGACCCCGAGGACCGCAAGATCGTCACCCTGGCCCGTTCCGCACGGGCCCGTAACGGGGTGCCGGAGGGGGCCGCTGTCCGGGACGAGACCGGGCGTACGTATGTGGCCGGGACCGTCGCGCTCGACTCGCTCCGGCTTTCCGCCCTGCGGACCGCGGTGGCCATGGCGGTGGCGTCCGGGGCGGAGTCCCTCGAGGCGGCGGCGGTGGTCTCCGGCGAGACGGCCCTGCGGGATGAGGATCTCGCGGCCGTACGGGACCTGGGCGGGGCCGGGACGCCGGTGTTCCTCGCCGGGGCGGACGGCGAGGTTCGCGTGCGGGGGGAAGCGGGCTGA
- the era gene encoding GTPase Era yields the protein MGAMSVRNPSSAASSEAAHRAGFACFVGRPNAGKSTLTNALVGKKVAITADQPQTTRHTVRGIVHRDDAQLILVDTPGLHKPRTLLGERLNDVVRTTWAEVDVIGFCLPANEKLGPGDRFIAKELASIKKTPKIAIVTKTDLVDGKTLAEQLIAIDQLAVELGFEWAEIVPVSAVGDKQVDLLADLIVPLLPEGPALYPEGDLTDEPEQVMVAELIREAALEGVRDELPHSIAVVVEEMLPREDRPADKPLLDIHAFVYIERPSQKGIIIGPKGKRLKDVGIKSRKQIEALLGTPVFLDLHVKVAKDWQRDPRQLRKLGF from the coding sequence ATGGGCGCCATGAGCGTTCGTAATCCGTCTTCAGCCGCGTCGTCCGAGGCCGCCCACCGGGCCGGTTTCGCCTGCTTCGTCGGCCGCCCCAACGCGGGCAAGTCCACCCTGACGAACGCTCTGGTCGGCAAGAAGGTGGCGATCACCGCCGACCAGCCGCAGACCACGCGGCACACCGTGCGCGGCATCGTGCACCGCGACGACGCGCAGCTGATCCTGGTGGACACCCCCGGCCTTCACAAGCCGCGCACGCTGCTCGGCGAGCGCCTCAACGACGTGGTGCGGACCACCTGGGCCGAGGTCGACGTGATCGGCTTCTGTCTGCCCGCGAACGAGAAGCTCGGCCCCGGCGACCGGTTCATCGCCAAGGAGCTCGCCTCCATCAAGAAGACGCCGAAGATCGCGATCGTCACGAAGACCGACCTCGTCGACGGCAAGACCCTCGCCGAGCAGCTCATCGCCATCGACCAGCTCGCCGTGGAGCTCGGCTTCGAGTGGGCCGAGATCGTCCCGGTGTCGGCCGTCGGCGACAAGCAGGTGGACCTGCTCGCCGATCTCATCGTGCCGCTGCTCCCCGAGGGCCCCGCGCTCTACCCCGAGGGCGACCTCACGGACGAGCCCGAGCAGGTCATGGTCGCCGAGCTGATCCGCGAGGCCGCGCTCGAAGGCGTGCGGGACGAGCTGCCGCACTCCATCGCCGTCGTCGTCGAGGAGATGCTGCCGCGCGAGGACCGCCCCGCCGACAAGCCGCTCCTGGACATCCACGCGTTCGTCTACATCGAGCGGCCCAGCCAGAAGGGGATCATCATCGGTCCCAAGGGCAAGCGGCTGAAGGACGTCGGGATCAAGTCCCGCAAGCAGATCGAAGCGTTGCTGGGGACGCCGGTCTTTCTTGATCTGCACGTCAAGGTGGCGAAGGACTGGCAGCGGGATCCTCGCCAGCTCCGCAAGCTCGGGTTCTAG
- a CDS encoding MFS transporter, whose product MTDTALREPTERVGRGWTGALSLANGAIWVGWYGPLQILLAVQAEDLAPAGTSKETVLAWVTGVGAVVSLASNPLFGALSDRTTSRRGRRTPWIVAGTAGGAASLLLLSAADSLWSMAAGWCLVQLTLNAAFAAVTAAVPDRVPRAQRGSVGGWLGAAQLLGVVVGTGLATAAGGTVAGYAACAVFTVAGVLPYVVRHRDLRLARADRPPWNGREFLAGFWLSPRRHPDLAWAWLTRFLINVSNSVVLLYLLYFLRDRIGYADPEQGVLVLTAVNGVTMLATVVVGGAWSDRVGRRKPFVIWSGSLMAAATGLLALWQTWPGAIVAAAVLGIGFGVFTSVDFALMTDVLPKALDRGKDLGVINIANSLPQVAAPAIAAPIVTYLGGYRVLYLTAAVVGLAGAVLVRRIKGVS is encoded by the coding sequence ATGACCGACACCGCGCTGCGGGAGCCGACCGAGCGGGTCGGCAGGGGCTGGACCGGCGCCCTCTCCCTCGCCAACGGCGCGATCTGGGTGGGCTGGTACGGCCCGCTGCAGATCCTCCTCGCCGTCCAGGCGGAGGACCTCGCGCCCGCGGGCACCTCGAAGGAGACGGTGCTCGCCTGGGTCACGGGCGTCGGCGCGGTGGTGTCCCTGGCCTCGAACCCGCTCTTCGGCGCGCTCTCGGACCGCACGACGTCGCGCCGGGGCCGCCGCACCCCGTGGATCGTGGCGGGCACGGCGGGCGGCGCGGCCTCCCTGCTGCTGCTCTCCGCCGCGGACTCCCTCTGGTCGATGGCGGCGGGCTGGTGCCTGGTCCAGCTGACCCTGAACGCCGCCTTCGCCGCGGTCACGGCCGCCGTCCCCGACCGCGTGCCACGCGCCCAGCGCGGCTCGGTCGGCGGCTGGCTCGGCGCGGCGCAGCTGCTCGGCGTGGTGGTGGGCACGGGGCTCGCGACGGCGGCGGGCGGCACGGTGGCGGGGTACGCGGCGTGCGCGGTCTTCACCGTCGCGGGCGTGCTCCCCTACGTCGTACGCCACCGCGACCTGCGCCTGGCGCGCGCCGACCGGCCGCCGTGGAACGGGCGGGAGTTCCTCGCGGGCTTCTGGCTGAGCCCGCGGCGCCACCCCGACCTGGCCTGGGCGTGGCTCACCCGGTTCCTGATCAACGTCAGCAACTCGGTGGTCCTGCTCTACCTGCTGTACTTCCTGCGCGACAGGATCGGGTACGCGGACCCCGAGCAGGGCGTCCTCGTCCTCACCGCGGTGAACGGCGTGACGATGCTGGCCACCGTCGTGGTCGGCGGCGCCTGGTCGGACCGGGTGGGCCGCCGCAAGCCCTTCGTGATCTGGTCGGGCTCACTGATGGCGGCGGCGACGGGCCTGCTCGCGCTCTGGCAGACCTGGCCCGGCGCGATCGTCGCCGCGGCGGTCCTCGGCATCGGCTTCGGCGTCTTCACGTCCGTGGACTTCGCCCTGATGACCGACGTCCTGCCGAAGGCCCTGGACCGGGGCAAGGACCTCGGCGTCATCAACATCGCCAACTCCCTGCCCCAGGTCGCGGCCCCGGCGATCGCGGCACCGATCGTGACGTACCTGGGGGGCTACCGGGTGCTGTACCTGACGGCGGCGGTGGTGGGTCTTGCGGGGGCGGTGCTGGTCCGCCGGATCAAGGGCGTGAGCTGA